The following are encoded together in the bacterium genome:
- a CDS encoding PAS domain S-box protein: protein MNDEQRITDAANQAQTSAALKLAALAESTSDAIIGLAVDGTIDSWNIGAEALYGYTTAEAIGRNISMLAPKGAEDEFPAKILRIKAGERLLNFETTQIRKYGQTQVVALTMSPLLDEYGTISGVATIARDITSQKRTDDALRALSNMEATTLLAGGVAHDLNNLMAAVLGHAELLAMEFRDRPAAMGSVDVILGSAQLAGRLAQELLAFAQGGRYESAVVNMNNIVQQVLGLQIAHVPQGVTIKQELAADLNSVVADPTQMAHALHNLIKNAIEAVDGQGRILIKTCNAVLTEQTVAEHGGLRPGQHVVVTVSDSGHGMSEDVIANAFKPFYSTKGLGRGLGLAAVYGISKNHGGHVTASSPPGKGAVVTIYLPSTTRESIEIPVVPSGELRGSETILVVDDEAQLLMLNRRILEANGYHVLTARDGAEALRVSEEFAGDIHLVVLDMAMPVMDGAKAFALLKQARPDCKVIISSGYDLNDKVRSLLVAGADAFLQKPFRLTDLTSEVRRLLNSQQADES, encoded by the coding sequence ATGAACGACGAGCAACGGATAACTGACGCTGCAAATCAAGCACAAACGTCTGCCGCTCTGAAACTCGCGGCGCTTGCAGAGTCGACATCGGATGCCATTATCGGTCTTGCCGTGGACGGCACAATCGATAGTTGGAATATCGGCGCAGAAGCACTCTACGGATACACTACTGCTGAAGCCATTGGCCGAAACATATCAATGCTGGCGCCCAAAGGCGCCGAGGACGAATTTCCTGCCAAGATACTGCGGATCAAAGCCGGCGAGCGACTTCTGAATTTTGAAACGACACAGATCCGGAAATACGGGCAGACCCAAGTAGTCGCGTTAACGATGTCGCCCCTGCTGGATGAGTATGGAACCATTTCAGGAGTTGCGACAATCGCACGAGACATCACGTCCCAGAAACGCACGGATGACGCACTGCGCGCCCTCTCCAATATGGAAGCTACAACCCTGCTAGCCGGCGGAGTGGCCCACGATCTGAATAACCTGATGGCCGCGGTGTTAGGGCATGCGGAGCTGCTCGCGATGGAATTCCGCGATCGTCCCGCGGCGATGGGCAGCGTTGATGTTATCCTTGGTTCCGCGCAGCTCGCGGGACGGTTGGCGCAAGAGCTGCTCGCCTTCGCCCAAGGAGGCCGTTACGAATCAGCCGTTGTCAACATGAATAACATTGTCCAACAGGTTCTCGGGCTCCAGATAGCGCACGTTCCTCAAGGCGTTACTATTAAACAGGAACTGGCGGCCGATCTGAACAGCGTAGTGGCGGATCCAACGCAGATGGCGCATGCCTTGCACAATCTAATCAAGAACGCTATCGAAGCGGTCGACGGACAGGGGCGCATCTTAATCAAGACGTGCAACGCTGTTCTGACTGAGCAAACGGTCGCGGAACATGGCGGACTTAGGCCAGGACAACATGTCGTGGTCACAGTATCCGATAGCGGTCATGGCATGTCCGAAGATGTGATCGCGAACGCCTTTAAGCCGTTTTACTCGACTAAGGGTCTAGGGCGCGGCCTCGGATTAGCTGCAGTTTACGGCATTTCGAAGAATCACGGCGGTCATGTCACGGCATCCAGTCCACCGGGCAAAGGCGCCGTTGTCACAATCTACTTGCCCTCGACTACTCGTGAATCCATCGAGATCCCTGTAGTACCAAGTGGTGAGTTGCGCGGAAGTGAGACAATTCTTGTCGTAGATGATGAGGCGCAGTTGCTGATGCTTAACCGCCGCATACTGGAGGCCAACGGCTATCATGTGTTGACGGCGCGAGACGGAGCGGAAGCCCTGCGCGTGTCCGAAGAGTTCGCTGGCGACATTCACCTTGTCGTACTGGACATGGCAATGCCGGTTATGGACGGCGCGAAGGCGTTTGCGCTGCTCAAGCAAGCCAGACCGGATTGCAAAGTCATTATCAGCAGCGGGTACGACTTGAACGACAAAGTACGGTCCCTGCTCGTGGCCGGCGCAGACGCGTTCTTGCAGAAACCTTTTCGTCTTACAGACTTGACATCGGAAGTAAGGCGGCTGCTCAATAGCCAACAAGCGGATGAATCGTAA
- a CDS encoding TetR/AcrR family transcriptional regulator — protein sequence MTAMKKKPTVAKGAPKTKSSFVLVNRTPGARIPQLETILPPDPATTKGQLFIAATRLFSEFGFKGTNTRAIASAAGVRQVMLNYYFGSKEQLYEQVLRYEGTTMLSVIFGSATNNKSPEEMLIDSPIRLMTVLHDNPQWAALLRREIADGAVHLRRALIGVAEHGPLGANLHFHDAYKAAVSSGKAVDLPIEAVRECLLAIGYSAIYLAPLISMINERDFHDETVWEEWKLTLSTILKRGLLIVDESHVKSPNVAGDNKDGTHINPKIQS from the coding sequence ATGACTGCAATGAAGAAAAAGCCCACGGTGGCCAAAGGTGCCCCGAAGACAAAAAGTTCTTTCGTTCTCGTAAACCGGACGCCCGGTGCCAGAATTCCGCAGCTTGAGACGATTTTGCCACCGGACCCAGCCACAACAAAGGGACAACTTTTCATTGCGGCAACCCGTCTATTCTCGGAATTCGGATTCAAGGGAACAAACACGCGGGCGATCGCCAGCGCGGCGGGGGTCCGCCAAGTCATGCTGAACTACTATTTCGGCAGCAAAGAACAGCTATACGAACAAGTCTTGCGCTATGAGGGCACAACGATGCTCAGTGTCATTTTTGGCTCGGCAACCAATAACAAGTCACCCGAAGAGATGTTGATCGACTCGCCGATTCGCCTAATGACCGTATTGCACGACAATCCGCAGTGGGCAGCGCTCTTAAGACGCGAAATCGCCGATGGTGCCGTGCACTTGCGCCGGGCATTGATCGGGGTTGCCGAACACGGACCGCTGGGTGCCAATCTGCACTTTCACGACGCCTATAAGGCCGCAGTCAGTAGCGGCAAAGCAGTCGATTTGCCCATCGAGGCTGTCCGCGAGTGCCTCTTGGCGATCGGTTACAGCGCAATCTACCTTGCCCCGCTAATCTCAATGATCAATGAACGCGACTTTCATGACGAAACGGTTTGGGAAGAATGGAAGCTGACGCTCAGCACCATCCTCAAACGCGGATTGCTCATTGTCGATGAGTCTCACGTCAAATCTCCGAACGTTGCGGGTGACAATAAGGATGGGACTCACATCAACCCGAAAATTCAGTCATGA
- a CDS encoding RNA-binding protein, which yields MVNIYAGNLSFDMTESDLRNMFEAHGKVDRASLVKDRASGDSKGFGFVEMPNDAEAKVAIAALNDMNTQGRKMTVNEAKPKGDRGSSHDRY from the coding sequence ATGGTTAATATTTATGCGGGTAACCTGTCATTTGACATGACGGAATCTGACCTGAGAAACATGTTTGAAGCGCATGGCAAGGTAGATCGCGCGAGCCTCGTCAAAGACCGCGCTAGCGGCGACAGCAAGGGCTTCGGTTTTGTCGAAATGCCCAATGACGCTGAAGCTAAGGTGGCCATCGCCGCTCTGAACGACATGAACACGCAAGGACGCAAGATGACGGTCAATGAAGCAAAGCCGAAGGGCGATCGCGGCTCAAGCCACGACCGCTACTAA
- a CDS encoding tail fiber domain-containing protein yields the protein MVASNGTFIHTNSTATLGAQLPANSTAWEAICDSTKKERYGQVNTRDVLSKLTMIPIETWSYKDDPNHIKHIGPMAQDFYAAFHVGESDTTISTLDPDGVALAAIQELAKQNEQKDTKITELEARVKQLEAAILQFGNLTQTDKQ from the coding sequence GTGGTTGCGTCCAACGGTACTTTTATTCACACGAACAGTACCGCTACTCTGGGAGCACAGCTTCCCGCCAATTCGACTGCATGGGAAGCCATCTGCGACTCGACTAAGAAGGAACGATATGGACAAGTCAACACCAGGGATGTTTTGTCCAAACTAACGATGATTCCGATTGAAACATGGAGCTACAAAGATGACCCCAATCACATCAAGCATATCGGCCCGATGGCGCAGGACTTTTATGCAGCGTTTCATGTAGGCGAAAGTGACACCACGATCTCCACGCTTGATCCCGATGGCGTGGCACTGGCGGCGATTCAGGAATTGGCCAAGCAGAATGAACAGAAAGACACAAAGATCACCGAACTCGAAGCGCGAGTGAAACAGCTTGAGGCAGCGATCTTACAATTTGGGAATCTGACACAAACAGATAAACAGTAA
- a CDS encoding glycosidase, whose amino-acid sequence MTERYSDLFQRSKSNPILTADNWPYPVNSVFNPAAVLLKDGTTLLLCRVEDRRGHSHFSAARSANGVDNWVIDATPTLAADPERFPEELWGIEDPRITYVPELNKYAIVYTAYSRDGPGVALAFTDDFVTFERLGVIMPPEDKDAALLPRRIDGQWAVIHRPVSAPRAHMWISYSPDLQNWGGHKLMMEARRGAWWDANKIGLSPPPIETPHGWLVIYHGVRQSAAGCMYRLGLALFDINKPEVCLSRGDEWIFGPQEPYEQHGDVGNVVFPCGYTIAADGDSLNLYYGAADTSIALATGSVKTMLKWLERQSQNQTNIT is encoded by the coding sequence ATGACGGAACGCTACTCGGATCTTTTTCAGCGAAGTAAGAGCAACCCGATCCTAACCGCGGACAATTGGCCATATCCTGTCAACAGCGTGTTCAATCCCGCCGCTGTCCTGTTGAAGGACGGAACGACGCTGCTCCTTTGTCGAGTGGAGGATCGGCGCGGTCATTCGCATTTCAGCGCGGCGCGCTCTGCGAACGGAGTGGACAACTGGGTCATTGACGCGACGCCGACGCTGGCAGCGGACCCGGAGCGATTTCCCGAGGAGCTATGGGGAATCGAAGATCCGCGCATTACGTATGTACCTGAGCTGAACAAATACGCCATTGTCTACACAGCCTATAGTCGCGACGGGCCCGGCGTCGCGTTGGCGTTCACGGACGACTTTGTGACCTTTGAACGGTTGGGCGTAATCATGCCGCCCGAGGACAAAGACGCTGCACTCCTCCCACGCCGCATAGACGGTCAATGGGCAGTCATCCACCGTCCGGTAAGCGCGCCGCGCGCCCACATGTGGATTTCATACTCGCCAGACCTGCAGAACTGGGGCGGACACAAGCTGATGATGGAAGCCCGGCGCGGCGCGTGGTGGGATGCTAACAAAATTGGCTTGTCGCCTCCACCGATTGAAACGCCACATGGCTGGCTCGTCATCTACCACGGTGTGCGACAGTCAGCGGCCGGTTGCATGTACCGCCTCGGGCTTGCGCTCTTTGACATCAACAAGCCGGAAGTGTGTCTGAGTCGCGGTGACGAGTGGATCTTTGGGCCGCAGGAACCATACGAACAGCACGGGGACGTGGGCAATGTGGTATTCCCGTGTGGCTACACCATCGCAGCGGACGGCGATAGTCTCAATCTCTACTACGGCGCCGCCGACACCAGTATTGCACTTGCCACCGGCAGCGTGAAGACGATGCTGAAGTGGCTGGAACGACAGTCTCAAAACCAAACTAACATCACATAG
- a CDS encoding DUF3365 domain-containing protein produces MNVHEKEYTMLGFGVLSHRTKIVVIGLTLTCSLMLILFSVYYFQSSSQLRAMYVDKARAICVATEAANAMLAENASADDHWAMARKMASEGGYQFMTPVAEPENKENKANAKQSEILQRIVANNLAEHVEIDDEDGHLCYFRPIHLEKSCLDCHTSNQKVGGKPIHGAIEIRQSLDPKQAALAKMRLNGILTLCGIGFISLCLMSLVYFRVVTVSINRPAELITMSLNEGSDQITAAANELSGASQSLAAASHDEDTGLKETSEAVTQLSNRTSENARHAEMARELVEKSMSKTRLATERAESMETSMQQIREASRQTSAIVRTIDEIAFQTNLLALNAAVEAARAGEAGKGFAVVAEEVRNLARRSAESAKNTADLIQSTVASVEAGSGVVLALRDALSEVKMSAEEINSLVNDIAEAAESQHRDIDVVNSSMATIKSASSSNSSSSERTAAAAEELSAQSESLRTSVRDLVHLIHGR; encoded by the coding sequence GTGAATGTTCATGAAAAGGAGTACACAATGCTGGGGTTTGGAGTATTGTCACACCGTACCAAGATTGTCGTCATCGGTTTGACGTTGACATGTTCTTTGATGTTAATACTGTTTTCAGTCTATTACTTTCAGTCATCAAGTCAACTGCGCGCTATGTATGTGGACAAAGCGCGGGCGATTTGTGTTGCGACTGAAGCAGCCAACGCCATGCTGGCCGAAAACGCCAGTGCGGATGATCACTGGGCGATGGCACGCAAAATGGCTAGCGAAGGAGGTTATCAATTTATGACTCCTGTCGCGGAACCGGAGAACAAGGAAAACAAAGCCAATGCCAAGCAAAGCGAAATTTTGCAGCGCATCGTGGCGAACAACTTGGCCGAGCATGTCGAAATCGATGATGAAGACGGCCATCTCTGCTATTTTCGGCCGATTCATCTTGAAAAAAGCTGTCTCGACTGCCATACTTCCAATCAAAAGGTAGGCGGCAAACCGATTCACGGTGCCATTGAGATCCGCCAGTCATTGGACCCTAAGCAAGCAGCATTGGCTAAAATGCGACTGAACGGTATTCTTACATTGTGTGGGATCGGATTTATTTCACTCTGCCTGATGAGCCTCGTGTACTTCAGGGTTGTGACAGTTTCCATCAATCGGCCGGCGGAACTAATCACGATGAGCTTAAACGAGGGGTCGGATCAGATTACAGCGGCAGCAAATGAACTCTCGGGCGCGAGCCAATCTTTGGCAGCGGCATCACATGACGAAGACACTGGGCTTAAGGAGACTTCAGAGGCCGTGACCCAGCTCAGCAACAGAACGTCGGAAAATGCTCGGCACGCCGAGATGGCTCGAGAATTGGTTGAAAAGTCCATGTCGAAGACTCGGCTTGCCACTGAGCGCGCCGAGAGCATGGAAACATCCATGCAGCAAATTCGTGAGGCGTCACGGCAGACTTCCGCAATTGTCCGGACCATTGACGAAATCGCGTTTCAAACGAACTTGCTCGCCCTGAACGCGGCGGTGGAAGCAGCGCGAGCAGGCGAAGCAGGCAAAGGCTTCGCCGTAGTCGCCGAAGAGGTGCGCAACTTGGCACGACGAAGCGCTGAATCCGCAAAGAATACCGCTGATCTGATTCAGAGCACCGTAGCCAGCGTGGAAGCGGGATCAGGAGTTGTCTTGGCGCTGCGTGACGCCCTGTCTGAAGTCAAGATGTCTGCGGAGGAGATCAATAGCCTAGTCAACGATATCGCAGAAGCAGCTGAGTCCCAGCATCGCGACATTGATGTAGTCAACAGTTCAATGGCCACGATCAAGTCAGCTTCCTCCTCTAACTCATCATCAAGTGAACGAACTGCAGCTGCTGCAGAGGAGTTATCGGCACAATCAGAATCACTGCGGACAAGCGTGCGCGACCTGGTCCATCTGATACACGGCCGTTAA
- a CDS encoding outer membrane beta-barrel protein, which produces MSKNLGKSVAILGVSIMLLAIAATASAESNIGFKAIGPRLGFVDPGNDLDGAVEFGAAMEFGEFVRQLHWNGSLSFWSTGREYRYFNDRYDWTLRDIIVRTGVDYHFIEGDWEPYAGGGLGLHFYSWDYSNAPNYSNSDDNKLGLYVDGGVEHQIAERWTGQLQVQLDFADPDQTALMFNLLYVLK; this is translated from the coding sequence ATGAGTAAGAACTTAGGCAAGAGTGTGGCTATTCTTGGGGTAAGCATCATGCTGCTTGCAATCGCTGCAACCGCTTCCGCCGAGAGCAACATCGGCTTCAAAGCAATTGGTCCACGTCTGGGCTTCGTTGATCCGGGCAACGACTTAGACGGTGCCGTAGAATTCGGCGCCGCAATGGAATTCGGCGAATTTGTTCGCCAACTGCATTGGAACGGCTCCTTGAGCTTCTGGTCCACTGGGCGCGAGTATCGTTACTTCAACGACCGGTACGACTGGACATTGCGCGACATAATCGTGCGCACAGGCGTGGACTATCACTTCATTGAAGGTGATTGGGAGCCCTATGCGGGCGGTGGTCTTGGTCTGCACTTCTACTCGTGGGACTACAGCAACGCGCCCAACTATAGCAACTCTGATGACAACAAACTTGGACTCTACGTAGACGGCGGTGTTGAGCATCAAATCGCGGAGCGCTGGACCGGACAACTGCAAGTGCAGCTTGATTTCGCGGACCCGGATCAAACGGCGCTCATGTTTAATCTGCTCTACGTCTTGAAATAG
- a CDS encoding DEAD/DEAH box helicase — MPGLIGYPNMYRHQQMVFEAVKTGKHVLVSTGTGSGKTEAFLYPIIDDLLRQRDQGNVEGLAATLIYPMNALANDQLERLRVILAGTGITFGQWIGSTPKTGHSNLVDRFDGSDRTAFLAERERRLEEARRRDRAARAFAPQEECLSEEEIRERKPRILITNYRQLEILATRLPDILLFASAPLKYLVFDEAHTYDGAAGAEVACLIRRIRGLARKSPEEVICIGTSATLTDPQKADDDGAAKRFASRFFGVDEANVSLVGEAYVQREWPQERYRPEPPQGNGMERVNRLMTALGEEADIAVIKSEVEWLTGKTFEPGKDWRTSLFDHLIGNDYVYCAENAPRLRKNLWKARGLSQIS; from the coding sequence ATGCCGGGCCTAATCGGTTACCCGAACATGTACCGCCACCAACAAATGGTGTTTGAAGCGGTCAAGACAGGCAAGCACGTGTTGGTTTCTACAGGCACAGGTTCAGGTAAGACCGAGGCTTTTCTCTATCCGATCATTGATGACTTATTGCGTCAACGAGACCAAGGGAATGTCGAAGGACTTGCCGCAACGCTAATCTATCCGATGAACGCGCTTGCGAATGACCAGCTTGAGCGCCTACGGGTGATCCTTGCAGGAACCGGTATCACGTTCGGGCAATGGATTGGCAGCACACCCAAGACAGGTCACAGTAATTTGGTTGACCGTTTCGACGGTAGCGACCGTACCGCATTCTTAGCGGAGCGTGAACGACGACTCGAGGAGGCAAGAAGGCGTGACCGAGCGGCACGGGCATTTGCACCCCAAGAAGAGTGCCTGTCTGAAGAAGAAATCCGCGAGCGCAAGCCTCGGATTCTAATCACAAACTACAGACAGTTGGAAATTCTGGCAACACGCTTGCCTGATATCTTGCTGTTTGCGAGCGCGCCGTTAAAGTACCTTGTATTTGACGAGGCCCATACATACGATGGCGCCGCTGGCGCGGAAGTCGCGTGTTTGATCAGACGAATTCGAGGATTGGCCCGAAAGTCACCTGAAGAGGTTATCTGCATTGGCACATCGGCGACTTTGACCGATCCGCAGAAAGCAGATGATGACGGAGCTGCCAAACGCTTTGCGTCACGCTTCTTCGGCGTTGATGAAGCCAACGTTAGCTTGGTAGGCGAGGCATACGTCCAACGGGAATGGCCGCAAGAAAGATATCGGCCGGAACCTCCGCAAGGCAACGGCATGGAAAGAGTGAATCGGCTCATGACTGCACTCGGTGAGGAAGCTGACATTGCCGTCATCAAGTCCGAAGTGGAATGGCTGACAGGCAAAACGTTTGAACCGGGCAAAGATTGGAGAACCTCGCTCTTTGACCACCTCATTGGGAATGATTACGTCTATTGCGCCGAGAACGCTCCAAGGCTCCGCAAGAACTTGTGGAAGGCGCGTGGATTGTCTCAAATCAGCTGA
- a CDS encoding lmo0937 family membrane protein, whose product MIWTIVVVLLVLWLLGFVVYPVGSLIHILLVIALIVFIVRMVQGKRLT is encoded by the coding sequence ATGATTTGGACAATCGTCGTCGTGCTGCTGGTGCTTTGGCTGCTCGGGTTTGTAGTCTACCCGGTCGGCAGCTTGATCCACATTCTGCTGGTCATCGCCCTCATAGTATTCATCGTGCGGATGGTACAGGGCAAACGGCTAACCTGA
- a CDS encoding glycosyltransferase family 4 protein, producing MTVNNSPLKRIAFIGNYAPRQCGIATFTTDLCESVANTFTDTTYIAIPVNDTEAGYAYPPRVRFELTEKDIDSYRRAADFLNINNVDLVCLQHEYGIFGGQVGSHILALLRELRMPIVTTFHTILQHPDPDQKRVLQEIATLSDRIVVMSERGRTDLQTVFGVAPEVIDMIPHGIPDLPFVDPSFHKDVFGVEGKIVLLSFGLLSANKGLENVIAALPAILDRFPNVVYLILGATHPHVKRREGESYRLSLQLMAEEKGVEAHVMFYNRFVSLDELIEFIGAADIYITPYLNAAQSTSGVLAYTLGAGKAVVSTPYWYAEEMLADERGVLIPFRDPAALAEQVIELLENEPRRHSMRKRAYMFGREMIWPVVARSYMATFKRAHSERRHSMSPAFIARSADKRPSELPPLKLDHLRHMTDETGMLQHAVFTVPNYHEGYTTDDNARALMVSTLLDEVGRGEAFDLASRYLSFVWYAFNPTTGRFRNFMNYQRTWLEEHSGSDDSHGRTLLALGTVLGRFNTPALHSMAGWMFEQALPAIHETSSPRAWAFAIIGIHEYLRRFSGDRNASQFQDELAARLLELYRANSGDDWKWFEDELTYCNAVLPHAMLLCGHTMANDELTRIGIESLTWLADLQRAEAGTGHFVPIGSNGFYRRGGHRARFDQQPVEAQAMVSACLEAHRTTGDKRWRNEARRAFEWFLGRNDLNLQIYDPLTGGCRDGLHANRLNENQGAESSLAFLQALLELRLEEHSLESKEARKS from the coding sequence ATGACAGTAAATAACTCACCGCTAAAACGCATCGCCTTCATCGGCAACTACGCGCCGCGTCAATGTGGAATTGCGACGTTTACGACCGACCTCTGCGAATCCGTGGCGAACACCTTTACAGATACAACGTACATCGCCATTCCCGTCAATGATACTGAGGCCGGCTATGCGTACCCGCCTCGAGTGCGGTTCGAACTTACCGAAAAAGACATAGACTCCTATCGCCGTGCCGCGGACTTCTTGAATATTAACAATGTTGACTTAGTTTGCTTGCAGCACGAATACGGAATCTTCGGCGGACAAGTCGGCAGCCATATCCTGGCTTTGTTGCGCGAACTTCGCATGCCAATCGTCACGACGTTTCACACAATTCTGCAGCATCCCGACCCGGACCAGAAAAGAGTCTTGCAAGAAATTGCGACGCTGTCTGACAGGATTGTGGTCATGAGCGAACGCGGTCGGACCGACCTGCAGACGGTGTTTGGGGTTGCGCCGGAAGTGATTGACATGATCCCGCACGGCATACCGGACTTGCCATTTGTTGATCCGAGCTTCCATAAGGACGTGTTTGGAGTAGAAGGAAAAATCGTCCTGCTGAGCTTTGGTTTGCTTTCTGCGAACAAAGGACTCGAGAACGTCATCGCGGCGCTACCGGCAATTCTTGATCGCTTTCCAAATGTGGTGTACCTGATTCTCGGTGCAACGCACCCGCATGTCAAGCGGCGCGAGGGGGAATCGTATCGTCTATCCCTGCAACTCATGGCAGAAGAGAAGGGCGTTGAAGCACACGTCATGTTCTACAATCGCTTTGTCAGCTTGGATGAACTGATAGAATTCATTGGCGCCGCTGATATCTACATCACGCCCTACCTGAACGCCGCGCAGAGTACATCCGGTGTACTGGCCTATACGCTTGGCGCAGGCAAAGCCGTGGTTTCCACGCCGTATTGGTACGCTGAGGAGATGCTCGCCGACGAGCGCGGCGTGCTGATTCCGTTTCGCGACCCCGCCGCGCTGGCCGAACAGGTTATTGAACTCCTGGAGAATGAACCACGACGCCACTCCATGCGGAAGCGCGCGTACATGTTTGGGCGAGAGATGATCTGGCCCGTAGTGGCGCGCAGCTATATGGCGACGTTTAAACGCGCACACTCGGAACGCCGGCATTCCATGTCTCCGGCGTTTATCGCCCGATCAGCGGACAAGCGGCCGAGCGAATTACCGCCGCTTAAACTCGACCATTTGCGGCACATGACAGACGAAACCGGCATGCTGCAGCACGCTGTCTTCACGGTGCCCAACTACCACGAAGGTTACACCACCGATGACAACGCGCGGGCGCTGATGGTTAGTACGTTGCTCGACGAAGTCGGCCGCGGTGAGGCTTTTGACCTTGCCTCACGCTATCTCTCGTTCGTGTGGTACGCGTTTAATCCTACGACCGGCCGCTTTCGGAATTTCATGAACTACCAGCGTACATGGCTGGAAGAGCATAGCGGGTCGGATGACAGTCACGGCCGCACGCTGCTTGCATTGGGGACGGTGTTAGGCCGTTTCAACACGCCGGCTCTGCATAGCATGGCAGGGTGGATGTTTGAGCAAGCACTGCCGGCGATCCACGAAACTTCAAGTCCGCGCGCCTGGGCGTTTGCAATCATCGGCATACACGAATATCTCCGCCGCTTTTCGGGCGACCGCAACGCAAGTCAGTTTCAAGATGAACTGGCGGCGCGGCTGCTGGAACTCTATCGCGCCAACTCAGGGGATGACTGGAAATGGTTTGAAGATGAGTTAACCTATTGCAACGCCGTTCTTCCGCACGCAATGCTGCTCTGCGGGCACACGATGGCAAACGACGAGCTCACTCGAATCGGAATTGAGTCATTGACGTGGTTGGCGGACTTGCAACGAGCCGAAGCCGGGACCGGTCACTTCGTGCCGATCGGGTCCAATGGTTTCTATCGGCGCGGCGGACATCGCGCCCGCTTTGATCAACAGCCTGTTGAAGCACAAGCCATGGTATCGGCATGCCTCGAGGCGCACCGTACAACGGGAGACAAGCGCTGGCGCAACGAAGCGCGCCGTGCATTCGAATGGTTTCTGGGACGCAACGACTTAAACTTGCAGATTTACGACCCGCTGACCGGCGGTTGTCGTGACGGTTTGCACGCAAATCGCCTGAACGAAAATCAAGGAGCCGAGTCATCGTTGGCGTTTCTGCAAGCGCTGCTCGAGCTCCGCCTTGAAGAACACAGCTTGGAATCTAAAGAGGCGCGCAAATCATGA
- a CDS encoding CsbD family protein, which yields MEKLTFSGTWLEVTGKLKQKFGHLTDNDLMFMEGKEEELLGRLQTKLGRTKAQLREIIKKI from the coding sequence ATGGAAAAACTCACGTTCAGTGGGACATGGCTTGAAGTCACAGGAAAACTCAAGCAGAAGTTCGGCCACCTGACCGACAACGATCTGATGTTCATGGAAGGCAAGGAAGAGGAACTCTTGGGGCGGCTCCAAACGAAACTCGGACGAACTAAGGCGCAATTGCGCGAAATCATTAAGAAGATTTAG